A window of Grus americana isolate bGruAme1 chromosome 15, bGruAme1.mat, whole genome shotgun sequence genomic DNA:
GGAAGGGATGGAcaggcagcgcgggcagcgcaggcaggggaTGCGTGGGGAGGGCAGTGGGGAGCGGGGGGACCCTCTGCCgcggggtgcagggggggctCGGCGTGCACCGTGCACAagcccccctgcctgcacccgcCTGCAGGCAGCgtggcaggggctggggtcTCGGTCCCCTGCAGGCAGCGTGCGGCAGGGCTGCCCCCGCAGTGGGGATTAGGGGTGCTGGCTCCCCAGCTTTTGGTTTGTGGCCACTTGCATCTGAGTCTCGAAGGCCCGGACCTCTTCCAGGGACATGTCTGgaaagcagagagctgctcACCGGGACGGCCCCGCGCCCGCTGCCGGCACCCGCTGCCGGCCGTCGCCACACCCAGGGCTCCCGTCCCCGTGTCCGCATGCAACAGCGTGTCTCCCTGCCAGAcccggggtgcaggcagcacaggcagggatgctggggctcctctccccgcccccccccccccgcccgtgCTTCGGCCAAGCCTTCCCCAGGCGTGCGGCAGAGCGGGCAGCGTGcgggggtgcaggcaggcgtgagggcagggggagagagCGGAGCAGGCAGCGCAGGCGGCGGGTTGCaggggagctggaggaagagcgGGAGCTGCCCGTGGGGTTAGTGGCATCGGCGGTTAAACCCACAGCCCGCTCCCACCCTGGGGGTCCGGGGCCACCCCGGGGACTGTGTCTCCCCCCTCAcgggcagcgccggggcggCCCCACGGACTCACCGCACCACTCGTCCACCCAAGCGAAAGCCTGCCGGTGCCCGATCAGCAGGATGTCCCGGATCACCTGCGATGCACCGTGGGGGTCAGCACCCTCTCGCTCcgtgcgcgcgcgcgcgtgtgtgtgtcccctccAGTGTCCCCCCCCTCACCTTGTGCACGAACTGCTCCACCCGCGTCTGCAGCCCCCACACCTCGAACTTGACGCTCACCAGTTTGTAGGAACACATGATGGGCTTGGTGTGCTGGCGCCAGCCCTCCCGCAGTGGCCCCCGGCCCGTCTTGGCCGAGCTGAAGAAACGGGGGTCCTGGGGGATGGGGGAAATCAGAGAGGGGCCGTgaacccccccccaccccgggaaCTGGGGGACAAGGGGGTggccccggggagctgcccccaTCCCCACCCGTGCTACCTCCAGGCTACGGTAGTAACGCTCGGGGATCTCGTCGAAGGCGATGTCCAGGAAGGAGACCTCGTGGTCGCCCAGGATTTTATCGCTGCGGAAgatctggggaggggagggagggtgagAGGTGCCGGCTGTGtggctgtgccccccccgcGTGATGAGTTTGCCAGGTCTCAGCTGTGGTGCCAACTCACGTTCTCGCTGTCCCCGCAGTTGTCCTCGTACTTGGTCTCGATGTAGATGGAGAATTTGGGCAGgaaggagcactgcagggagcggcCGTCAGCTGGCCCCCAAGGGACACCCACTCCCAAGGATACCGATCCCCAAGGGACCCCCAGCCCGAAGGACACCCAGCCCGAGGAACACCCAGCCCCAAGGGACGCCCACGCCCAAGGGACACCCAGCCAAAAGGACACTCAACCCCAAGGGACGCCCACCCCCAAAGATGCTGACCCCAAGGGACGCCCACCCCCAGGGATGCTGACCCCAGGGGACACCCACCCCCAGGGGACACCCACCCcagtgtccccccccagccatgccaggtgctggggaaggggccgggTCCCCCCGTGCCACCTCCTTACCGTGTACTCTGCAGGAGCACCGTGGCACATCGCATCACGGGGCGGCGTCCCCGGGTGGCATCGTGGGGGAGAGAGGGACCGGTGAGACCGGGAAGCGGCCGTGGCCGGGCTCTCCCGGCAGCCACCGCTGTTGCCAGAGAGGGGCAGGGTGCCCGGGTGCCCGTCCCCGCGCCCTGCCCGGGGCTCACCGGTGATGGTGTAGGGGTAGTAGTTCCAGGCCTTCTCCGTGACGTAGAAGATGCGGGGGGTCACGGCCCGTGCCCAGCTCGGCAGTTTGCTGCGGGGGAccgtgggggtggggggcgggtGGGGGGTTCCGCTCAGGGCAGGGTACGGCCAGCggcacagcccagcccggcgccgcccagccctgctccaccGAACGCAGTCCCGCGCGGCACAACCTGGCGCTGGgacccccgtcccctccccagaGACCCCACCTGCTCCCCAGGACCCTCACCTCCGCCCCAGCACCCCTCCACCTCAGGGAcccctgccacctccccaggATCCTCGTCCTCACTCCAGCACCCCCCAAAGGAGCCCGCCACCTCCCCAGAGCACCCCATCACCCCCCCGGGAACCCTTGCCACCCTCTCAGGACCTTCATCTGCACCCCAGGACCATCACCTGCACTTCAgaacccccccagggacccgCGCCACCTCCCCAGGACCCTCACCTCCACCCCAGTgcccccatcctgtccccaggaccccctccacctccccaggGCCGGGACCCCAGGGTGCCTCCattgcccccagcacccctgcctACCCCGCCCAGCACCCCGCAGCTGCCCACACTCCccgggcaggatcaggccccggCAGGCCCCCAGCAGAGCCGGGAGGTGGGTTTTGATTAATTTGCAGGCGTTATAAATACCATCCCCAAGAGGGGAATCGTGAGCGCCGTGGCTAAAAATAGCCCGTCTCACGCCAGCGACTCCCCGGTGAGGGAGCAGCCGATGCCCGTGCCGCGGCGTGCCGCAGCCGGCGGTGAGGAACAGTGCCGGGTGCCAGCGGCTGCCCAACGGGCACCCGGGGCTGCGTGAGGGGACGCAGGGTCACCCCCCGGGACGGGCTGAGCCCCGTGCTGCAGTCAAGGCACCCACCGGCACCCGGAGATGGGTGCCCGCCAGGAGAGGGGTGCAGCCCTGCAAGACGGGTGCATGCCCTGAAGGTGGGTACACCCCAGGAGATGGGTGCAGCCCCCAGAGAGGGGTGCGCTCCAGGACACGGGTGCACCCCTGCGAGACAGGTGAAGCCCTGGAAGCTGGATGCACCCCGGGAGATGGTTGCAGCCACACTGCAGGGTGTCGAGGACCCGGGAGGGATGTTCCCCAGGGATTCTGGAGGGAGGGATGCCCGCCCATGCCCTCCGCTGCGGTGCTGCTGCACGGAGCCGgggccccctcccctgcccagcacccgcCGCCGGAGCCGCAGCCTCACCTGGAGAGGTGGACGCGCTTCTCGGTGAACTGGCCAGGACCGTGGACGGGGTCCTCGTGGGGCTCGTTCTTCACCACCTCCACGCCCTCGCCCTTCTCACTCTCCTGGTGACTGTGCTTGCTGATGGTGTAGAGCTGCCCCACGCGGTACTGCAACCACAGCGCCCGTCTCAGCGCCACCATCCCCTGTCCCGGCACCCTCCCGGCTGAGCCGGCTGCCGGCACAGCGCCAGGATGGCTGGGCCGGCTCCTCTTTGCTGGGCTAAGGGGTTTCCAGCCGCACCATtgagaggggaaactgaggcacggagcaAAGAGGTGACGGACCCCGAGCcgtgcagcaggcaggggtcTCCCGGGGCACCCTGTTtcaccccccctgcccctggGCTGCTCCAGCGCCCGGGcgagggccagatcctgccctTCCTAGTGTCCAAATGCCTTGCAGAGTGCCTGGAGGCTTTCTGCTCAGCAAGCTACCTGGGAGGCAGAGAAAACTATTtctatatgtatatgtgtgtatatgtgtgtgtgtgtgtgtgtagttgATGACGTGGCCGTGCAATAAGTGTTTTATTGTTCTGCTGAAGATCCCATCCATCACCCTAACTGCCAGCACGATCTTATCGCCCCTCTGCGACTAATTGGGAACCTTCCCCGGGTTGCGAACTCAAACCCGCCGGTGCGCGGGGAGGACTGGCGCTGCCTGGTGTGGGCAGCTCCCTGAAACAGCCCTGCCGGCACTGGGCACCCACGAGCAACCTTTGGCCGGGGATGCCGCCGGCTGCCGGCTCTCGCTGCTGTTTGCCGACAGAGGTTTGGGctccctgccagagcagggattgagctCGTGCTCCCCATCGGAGCAGCTGCCCCGAGCACCGCGGTGCCACGGGCACCCAAAGCCCCCCCGGGTGTCCTTCGCCTGCCAGCCCCTGGTGCTGCCATCGGGCTCGGTGCCCCAAGGTCACTGTGCCCAGGGATGGGACGTccccccccagctgcacccCAAAACACGGCTCAGCACTCGCATGGAGTATCCTGAGCCCGACAGCCGTGGCCAGAGCACACCTTGGTGGCTCGGCCAAGGCAGACGGTCCCTGCCATGAGCCATGCCGTGAGGGGACAACAAAGGGGGCCACAgtgtcccccagcccctctccaggcAGGAATCtgaccccccggcaccccacTGCTGTGGGTACGGggaccccctccccaccccctacCCCCTCCATCGGTGGGTCCCTGACACCCATGCCCTGGGGCTTGGAGCTCCCTCCACCTCTGCACCCCTCCTCCACACTGACCCCCCCTTTCTCGCCCAGCCCCAGGGGCacaggcagccccggccccccactgccccccactCACCTCCTCGGTGGTGAGCGGCATGCAGATGCGG
This region includes:
- the LOC129213467 gene encoding cytoplasmic phosphatidylinositol transfer protein 1-like isoform X2 → MLIKEYRICMPLTTEEYRVGQLYTISKHSHQESEKGEGVEVVKNEPHEDPVHGPGQFTEKRVHLSSKLPSWARAVTPRIFYVTEKAWNYYPYTITGEPRAGRGDGHPGTLPLSGNSGGCRESPATAASRSHRSLSPPRCHPGTPPRDAMCHGAPAEYTCSFLPKFSIYIETKYEDNCGDSENIFRSDKILGDHEVSFLDIAFDEIPERYYRSLEDPRFFSSAKTGRGPLREGWRQHTKPIMCSYKLVSVKFEVWGLQTRVEQFVHKVIRDILLIGHRQAFAWVDEWCDMSLEEVRAFETQMQVATNQKLGSQHP
- the LOC129213467 gene encoding cytoplasmic phosphatidylinositol transfer protein 1-like isoform X1 — translated: MLIKEYRICMPLTTEEYRVGQLYTISKHSHQESEKGEGVEVVKNEPHEDPVHGPGQFTEKRVHLSSKLPSWARAVTPRIFYVTEKAWNYYPYTITGEPRAGRGDGHPGTLPLSGNSGGCRESPATAASRSHRSLSPPRCHPGTPPRDAMCHGAPAEYTCSFLPKFSIYIETKYEDNCGDSENIFRSDKILGDHEVSFLDIAFDEIPERYYRSLEDPRFFSSAKTGRGPLREGWRQHTKPIMCSYKLVSVKFEVWGLQTRVEQFVHKVIRDILLIGHRQAFAWVDEWCGMTMEEVRRYERETQEATNELIGLVAPTISVSEVGQPTVTHSAPASAPSTPLGDEAPDFLAPPKNRPRKKSAPETLTLPALRERAGAE